The bacterium genome has a segment encoding these proteins:
- a CDS encoding T9SS type A sorting domain-containing protein, whose amino-acid sequence SSYRYTDASVTNGTVYHYSLVAISASGDRQVLGNVSVTPSFNAATVTEYALHQNYPNPFNPTTSIALDLVDNGFVSLKVYNLMGQEVASLVNGNLSSGRHIVSFDAASLSSGVYLYRLNVNGFVAEKKMLLMK is encoded by the coding sequence TTCCTCCTACCGCTACACCGATGCATCGGTGACCAACGGCACGGTCTATCATTACAGCCTCGTGGCCATCAGCGCCAGCGGCGACCGTCAGGTTCTGGGTAACGTATCGGTGACCCCGTCCTTCAATGCGGCGACGGTGACAGAGTATGCCTTGCACCAGAACTACCCGAATCCGTTCAACCCGACGACGAGCATTGCTCTGGATCTGGTGGACAACGGTTTTGTGAGCCTGAAGGTGTACAACCTGATGGGCCAGGAAGTCGCCAGCTTGGTGAATGGCAATCTGTCTTCGGGTCGTCACATCGTGAGCTTCGATGCGGCCAGCCTGTCTTCGGGCGTGTACCTGTACCGCCTGAATGTCAACGGCTTCGTCGCCGAGAAGAAAATGTTGCTGATGAAATAA